In Mongoliitalea daihaiensis, one DNA window encodes the following:
- a CDS encoding YfcC family protein, with translation MKTLSFPHPLIIMLCFVLIAAALTYLVPAGNFERVLDENTGREIVVPGSYTSKGSNPISIGKTFLSIPEGIIEGAEVVVLILIIGGAFYVVDQTGAFQSGLEVLVHRFKNAKASLLVIVGLLFATAGALNGLQEEIIAMVPVLMVLVSKIGYTRIAGVAISLGSALIGGSFGPTNPFSVIIAQKVADVAVFSDGIYRMIFFLAALSFWIFYIVKFGKDSESKPTETAPDTQGLSWNHTIILLLVALTFAVMIYGLTNWEWDYNEMSAIFFVTGMSAGIIGKLGVNGTAKAYAAGFSELVFAGIIVGLARSIYLVLQEGQIIDTLILALFNPLENLPIALSAFGMLVAQAILHIPVPSTSGQAVLTMPLLSPLADLIGMSRQVVVLAYQYGAGLMDLITPSNGGLMAILTAAGVSYKEWIKFAWKPFLIIFGIASISVVLAVFLL, from the coding sequence ATGAAAACCCTTTCCTTTCCTCATCCACTCATAATCATGCTGTGCTTTGTGTTGATTGCGGCGGCATTGACATACCTTGTACCAGCTGGTAATTTTGAACGAGTTTTGGATGAAAATACCGGTAGGGAAATTGTTGTCCCTGGTAGCTACACATCTAAAGGCTCAAATCCAATTAGCATTGGTAAAACATTTCTCTCAATTCCAGAAGGAATTATTGAAGGTGCGGAAGTGGTTGTGCTTATTTTAATTATTGGAGGTGCTTTTTATGTAGTGGACCAAACAGGAGCCTTTCAATCAGGTTTAGAGGTACTCGTCCATCGCTTTAAAAATGCGAAAGCTTCCTTATTAGTCATTGTTGGATTACTATTTGCAACCGCAGGTGCCCTCAATGGGCTGCAAGAAGAAATAATTGCTATGGTTCCTGTTTTGATGGTATTGGTGAGTAAAATAGGTTATACACGGATAGCAGGTGTGGCAATTAGTTTAGGTTCAGCACTCATTGGAGGTTCCTTTGGACCTACTAATCCTTTTTCTGTAATCATTGCTCAAAAGGTAGCAGATGTAGCTGTTTTTTCAGATGGAATATATAGAATGATATTTTTCCTAGCGGCGTTAAGTTTTTGGATCTTTTATATAGTCAAATTTGGAAAGGATTCTGAATCTAAGCCAACCGAAACCGCTCCTGACACACAAGGTCTATCTTGGAATCATACCATTATTTTACTTTTGGTTGCACTTACTTTTGCAGTAATGATTTACGGCTTAACCAATTGGGAGTGGGATTACAATGAAATGTCAGCTATCTTTTTTGTGACTGGCATGAGCGCTGGAATCATTGGAAAATTAGGCGTAAATGGTACAGCCAAAGCATATGCAGCAGGATTTTCAGAATTGGTGTTTGCTGGTATTATTGTTGGATTAGCTAGAAGTATTTATTTGGTATTGCAAGAAGGCCAGATCATAGATACTTTGATTTTGGCCTTATTTAATCCACTCGAAAACTTACCAATTGCTTTGTCTGCTTTTGGAATGCTTGTAGCACAGGCTATTCTTCACATTCCAGTACCAAGCACTTCCGGTCAAGCTGTCTTAACAATGCCTTTATTAAGTCCTTTGGCAGATCTCATTGGGATGTCTCGACAAGTGGTGGTGCTTGCTTATCAATATGGTGCCGGTTTGATGGATTTGATTACCCCCAGCAATGGTGGTTTGATGGCAATATTAACTGCTGCTGGGGTTTCTTACAAAGAGTGGATCAAATTCGCCTGGAAGCCTTTTTTAATTATTTTTGGAATCGCTTCAATATCAGTGGTTTTAGCAGTTTTTTTATTGTAA
- the gap gene encoding type I glyceraldehyde-3-phosphate dehydrogenase, with the protein MKKKRVAINGCGRIGRLTFKLLLDCDDIELVAVNDLTNPETLSHLLQFDSIHGKYPYPIQVEDGHLIVKNKRIKIFAESNPSNIPWKQQGVDIVLESTGRFTSKEDAEKHLKAGAQKVIITAPAKGDIPTVVLGVNDHILTGKELIVSNASCTTNCLAPMVKILDENFGIEHGFVSTVHSYTNDQNLHDAPHRDLRRARAAAYSIIPTTTNAAIATELVYPKVKGKIEASAMRVPVPDGSLTDMIVSLKKAPTATEVNQAFRNASDTYLHGILSYCTDPIVSIDIIGDPHSCIFDAALTSVKGNLCKIVGWYDNEAGYSNRLVDLVRKI; encoded by the coding sequence ATGAAAAAGAAGAGAGTTGCTATCAATGGTTGTGGAAGAATAGGAAGATTGACATTCAAGTTACTTCTAGACTGTGATGACATAGAACTTGTAGCTGTCAACGACCTAACTAATCCTGAGACTTTATCTCATTTACTTCAATTTGACTCCATTCATGGTAAATATCCCTACCCTATTCAGGTAGAGGACGGCCATTTAATAGTCAAGAACAAACGAATCAAAATCTTTGCTGAATCAAATCCATCAAATATTCCATGGAAACAACAAGGCGTTGACATTGTATTGGAATCAACAGGAAGATTTACTAGCAAAGAGGATGCAGAAAAGCACTTGAAAGCTGGAGCACAGAAGGTAATCATCACCGCTCCAGCTAAAGGGGACATTCCAACTGTTGTATTGGGCGTCAATGATCATATTCTGACGGGAAAAGAACTAATCGTGTCCAATGCATCCTGTACCACCAATTGTCTTGCACCAATGGTGAAAATTTTAGATGAAAATTTTGGTATTGAACATGGGTTTGTTTCCACAGTACATTCTTATACAAATGACCAAAATCTCCACGATGCCCCTCATCGGGATTTAAGGAGAGCGAGAGCAGCTGCTTATTCGATTATTCCTACAACTACCAATGCGGCAATTGCTACAGAATTAGTGTATCCAAAAGTAAAAGGAAAAATCGAGGCATCGGCTATGCGTGTACCTGTTCCGGACGGATCGCTTACAGATATGATCGTAAGTCTAAAAAAAGCACCAACAGCAACAGAGGTCAATCAAGCCTTCCGAAATGCTTCCGATACTTATTTACATGGAATTTTATCCTATTGCACAGACCCTATAGTGTCTATAGATATTATTGGGGATCCTCATTCCTGTATTTTTGATGCAGCACTCACATCTGTAAAGGGCAACTTATGTAAAATAGTGGGGTGGTATGATAATGAAGCAGGATATTCTAATAGATTGGTAGATCTCGTTCGCAAAATTTAA
- a CDS encoding patatin-like phospholipase family protein, whose product MKKVAILSIDGGGIRGILPGTILRFIEQRIQKETNNPDARLVDYFDFVAGTSTGGILGCGMLIPNPLRPGRPQYTMEEVVNLYLENGSNIFKKPIAHRFRTLFGIMEEKYPNATLLKTLHKYFNDFYLSDLLRPCLFTAYDIESRGANFFKFGKACDNESFDFLVRDVAQATAAAPTYFEPALIKSRKGVNYALVDGGVFANNPSMCAYAEVRKCDFDHIQKPTSKDMFMVSLGTGNVKEPIPFERAKRFGLIQWIKPLIDIMMSGNSETVSHQLQWLFDAGNNQEGYIRLEPELHKAKPDMDNASPSNMSALVEAGEVFIQKNEELIHNLVLKLIDNRKSE is encoded by the coding sequence ATGAAAAAAGTAGCTATTCTCTCCATTGACGGAGGTGGGATTAGAGGTATTTTGCCTGGTACCATACTTCGATTTATTGAACAAAGAATTCAAAAAGAAACCAATAATCCTGACGCACGACTAGTAGATTATTTTGATTTTGTTGCAGGTACTAGTACTGGAGGTATCCTCGGTTGCGGTATGTTAATACCAAATCCATTAAGACCAGGAAGGCCTCAATATACTATGGAGGAGGTTGTAAACCTTTACTTGGAAAACGGAAGTAATATTTTTAAAAAACCTATTGCCCACCGCTTTCGAACGTTGTTTGGCATAATGGAGGAAAAATATCCCAATGCTACTTTGCTAAAAACGCTCCATAAATATTTCAATGATTTTTACTTAAGTGACTTATTAAGACCTTGTTTATTTACTGCCTATGATATTGAATCTAGAGGAGCAAATTTCTTTAAATTTGGAAAAGCATGTGACAATGAGTCTTTTGATTTTTTAGTACGAGATGTGGCACAAGCCACTGCTGCTGCGCCCACCTATTTTGAACCCGCATTGATAAAATCAAGAAAAGGCGTTAATTATGCATTAGTAGATGGAGGTGTATTTGCCAATAACCCTTCCATGTGCGCCTATGCAGAGGTAAGAAAATGTGACTTTGACCACATTCAAAAACCAACCTCAAAAGATATGTTTATGGTATCTTTAGGAACTGGGAATGTCAAAGAACCTATCCCTTTTGAACGGGCAAAAAGATTTGGATTAATACAATGGATTAAACCTCTGATCGACATTATGATGTCTGGTAACTCCGAAACGGTATCCCATCAATTGCAATGGCTTTTTGATGCTGGAAATAATCAAGAAGGTTACATTAGACTCGAGCCGGAACTACACAAAGCGAAACCCGACATGGACAATGCTAGTCCTTCCAATATGAGTGCACTTGTGGAAGCAGGTGAAGTTTTTATTCAAAAAAATGAAGAATTGATTCATAATTTAGTGCTCAAATTAATTGATAATCGAAAAAGCGAATGA
- the mgrA gene encoding L-glyceraldehyde 3-phosphate reductase codes for MKINDHHPLPTYVANENRYERMQFRRCGKSGLQLPMLSLGLWHNFGHNGSFTTMRQIIRTAFDGGITHIDLANNYGPPFGSAEENFGRILHKDLKAYRDELIISSKAGWDMWPGPYGNFGSKKYLIASLDQSLKRMNLDYLDIFYHHRPDPDTPLEETMEALALMVKQGKALYVGISQYTAEQTIQAYEILQRMGVRLLIHQPRYSMLDRWVENDLLLTLSNKGIGGIAFSPLEQGLLTDKYLNGIPAGSRIASDGRYLSENNLTPQVLEKVRLLNEIAQSRGQKLAQMAIAWILRNPEICSVLIGVSTSQQVEENIQTLQNLQFTESELQAIEAIIQ; via the coding sequence ATGAAAATAAATGATCATCATCCACTACCAACTTATGTAGCGAATGAAAACCGGTATGAACGCATGCAATTTCGCCGATGTGGTAAAAGTGGACTTCAACTCCCCATGCTTTCGCTTGGCTTATGGCATAATTTTGGTCATAATGGGAGTTTTACAACGATGAGACAAATTATTCGGACTGCATTTGATGGCGGAATTACTCATATAGATCTTGCCAATAATTATGGCCCTCCATTTGGGTCTGCCGAAGAAAATTTCGGCAGAATACTTCACAAAGACTTGAAAGCCTACCGAGATGAATTGATTATTTCTTCCAAGGCAGGCTGGGATATGTGGCCTGGTCCTTATGGAAACTTTGGCTCTAAAAAATATCTAATCGCATCACTGGATCAGAGCTTAAAACGGATGAACTTAGATTATCTGGATATTTTTTACCATCATAGACCAGACCCTGATACACCATTAGAAGAGACCATGGAAGCATTAGCATTGATGGTTAAGCAAGGTAAGGCGCTTTATGTGGGTATCTCCCAATACACCGCAGAGCAAACAATCCAAGCATATGAAATCCTTCAACGCATGGGGGTCCGATTGTTGATTCACCAACCACGCTACAGTATGCTTGATAGATGGGTTGAAAATGATCTACTCCTGACATTATCTAACAAGGGTATTGGAGGGATCGCTTTTTCTCCATTGGAACAAGGGCTTTTGACTGACAAATACCTCAACGGCATTCCTGCGGGCAGTAGAATTGCTTCCGATGGAAGATACCTCTCTGAAAATAATCTTACACCCCAAGTTTTAGAAAAAGTACGCTTACTGAATGAAATTGCTCAAAGCAGGGGACAAAAGCTTGCGCAAATGGCCATAGCTTGGATTTTACGAAATCCTGAAATCTGTTCAGTGTTAATAGGCGTCAGTACAAGTCAACAAGTGGAGGAAAATATACAAACACTACAAAATCTTCAATTTACGGAATCGGAATTACAAGCAATTGAAGCGATTATTCAATAA
- a CDS encoding outer membrane protein assembly factor BamD produces the protein MSFIQPKVYLKIIFFCSFLTFTLGLDWGVHAQVRPNLGNTSRLLNNALAEMDKGNYEQANTFFRQIVESNQPIPPEMPYYFAETLFQLEQYDNSRNFLTRYLQINGFRGENYQKAKELEERLKQPLQAIQNCDLCDRRGYRFASCPTCEGAKQVSQPCNYCKAKGAVGCNRCFGKGLLTRRNIFNIVEYHECGQCQGQGKHTCPQCEGSLEEFSDCRTCSGLGRLVEESICNHQAGPKHMSMVFQKLQKQHGNPTPKP, from the coding sequence ATGAGTTTCATCCAACCCAAGGTATACCTTAAAATAATTTTCTTTTGTTCCTTTCTTACCTTTACTCTTGGTCTTGATTGGGGTGTCCATGCCCAAGTGAGACCAAACTTAGGGAATACCTCACGCCTTTTGAACAATGCGTTGGCAGAAATGGATAAGGGAAATTATGAGCAAGCCAATACTTTTTTTCGTCAAATCGTGGAGAGTAATCAACCCATTCCGCCCGAAATGCCTTATTATTTTGCAGAAACATTGTTTCAGTTGGAGCAGTACGACAATAGTCGAAATTTTCTTACACGTTACCTGCAAATCAATGGATTTAGGGGAGAGAATTATCAAAAAGCCAAAGAACTCGAAGAACGTCTAAAACAACCACTCCAAGCCATACAAAACTGTGACTTGTGTGATCGGAGAGGTTACAGGTTCGCTTCCTGTCCAACCTGTGAAGGAGCCAAACAAGTTTCACAGCCTTGTAATTACTGTAAAGCAAAAGGGGCTGTAGGTTGTAATCGGTGTTTTGGGAAAGGGCTATTGACCCGAAGAAATATATTCAATATAGTGGAGTACCATGAATGTGGTCAATGCCAAGGACAAGGAAAACATACCTGCCCTCAATGCGAAGGAAGCTTGGAAGAATTTAGTGATTGCCGTACCTGTAGTGGTTTGGGAAGATTGGTAGAAGAAAGTATTTGTAATCATCAAGCAGGTCCCAAGCATATGTCGATGGTGTTTCAAAAACTCCAAAAACAACATGGCAATCCTACTCCGAAACCCTAA
- a CDS encoding pyridoxal phosphate-dependent aminotransferase, translating to MKLSRRQWLKSAGILSGTTLLTGAQASHLLTAKEVKEFNPRKLSVPIRLGSNENPYGPSEKMRKAMVDSFDLGCRYPWAYNADLREKIAQKEGVPSDHIVLVAGSTEGLKITGITYAGPGDEIISGLPTFLSLMNYAETWGASINWVPLNKEYDYDLEEIEKRISSKTKLVFLCNPNNPTGKLLPAKNVMDFCESVSNKTMLFSDEAYYDYIEDPTYPSMVELVKKGKNVIVSKTLSKVYGLAGIRLGYLVARPDIAEKLSERIVANTNMMAIEAGKAALEDESFYKFSLDKNLECRKMIENTLDQLSLRYLPSQANFVFFHAKRDVSALANEFLKKGIIIGRPFPPLDEWCRISTGTVEEVQLFNQAAIEIFG from the coding sequence ATGAAACTATCCAGAAGACAATGGCTTAAAAGTGCAGGAATACTCAGTGGAACGACACTCTTGACAGGTGCACAAGCATCACATTTACTCACTGCAAAAGAAGTTAAAGAATTTAACCCTCGTAAACTTTCAGTACCCATCCGCCTTGGAAGTAATGAAAATCCTTACGGGCCCTCTGAAAAAATGAGAAAAGCCATGGTGGATAGTTTTGATTTGGGATGCAGATACCCTTGGGCATATAATGCTGATTTGAGAGAAAAAATCGCACAAAAGGAAGGTGTCCCATCTGACCATATTGTTTTGGTTGCAGGCTCCACAGAAGGTCTAAAAATAACAGGTATTACTTATGCAGGACCTGGCGATGAAATTATTTCCGGCTTACCCACTTTTCTTTCCCTAATGAACTATGCTGAAACATGGGGCGCTTCAATCAATTGGGTTCCCCTCAACAAAGAGTATGACTATGATTTGGAAGAAATTGAAAAACGTATCAGTTCCAAGACCAAATTGGTTTTTCTTTGCAACCCAAACAATCCAACTGGAAAACTACTTCCTGCAAAAAATGTAATGGATTTTTGTGAATCGGTGTCTAATAAAACCATGCTATTCAGTGATGAGGCTTACTATGACTACATCGAAGATCCAACCTATCCATCCATGGTGGAGTTAGTCAAAAAAGGAAAGAATGTCATCGTTTCAAAAACACTTTCAAAAGTTTACGGATTGGCTGGTATTCGATTGGGATACTTGGTAGCAAGACCAGACATTGCCGAAAAGCTATCTGAACGAATTGTAGCTAATACCAATATGATGGCCATTGAAGCCGGCAAAGCTGCCTTAGAGGATGAATCTTTTTACAAGTTTAGCTTAGACAAAAATCTGGAATGCAGAAAAATGATCGAAAACACGTTGGATCAATTGAGTCTGCGGTATTTGCCTTCACAGGCCAATTTTGTTTTTTTCCATGCAAAAAGAGACGTTAGTGCCCTTGCAAATGAATTTTTAAAGAAAGGAATCATCATTGGTAGACCATTCCCTCCACTAGATGAATGGTGCAGAATTAGTACAGGTACAGTTGAAGAAGTACAACTCTTTAATCAAGCAGCGATCGAAATATTTGGATAA
- a CDS encoding B12-binding domain-containing radical SAM protein has translation MAANVLLLTPPFTQLNTPYPATAYIKGFLNTLEVDSYQADLGIEVILKLFSRQGIQELFDSVSLEKINQASSNAQRIYFLREEYTLCIEPVINFLQFKNPTLAYTICDGDFLPQASRFEQLDDLEWAFGTMGVQDKARHLATLYLEDIGDFIQELVDPFFGFSRYAERLGRSAVNFDPIEAALQSKPTYIDTLLLDILKDLLEQVNPTLVCMSVPFPGNLYGAFRIGKFIKENYPSINVAMGGGYPNTELRSLKEPRVFKYIDFITLDDGERPLQNLLEYLNGKRSVEQLKRTYVLQDKQVIYKNKALERDIPFSNTGTPDYKYLPLNKYLSVIEIANPMHRLWSDGRWNKLTMAHGCYWKKCTFCDITLDYIKNYEPISASIICDRIEELITQTGETGFHFVDEAAPPALMRELALEILKRKLKISWWTNIRFEERFTYDLCRLLKASGCIAVSGGLEVASDRLLELMKKGVTVAQVARVANNFTASGIMVHAYLMYGFPTQTAQETIDSLEMVRQLFEEEVLQSGFWHLFAMTSHAPIGLEPDKYKVIRTGPEKGLFADNDLSHEDPLGTEHERFSQGLKKALFNYMHGICMDYPLQEWFDFKVPKPTVPKNFIHQSIHHALPLPLKQNHKAVWLGGRVSLKKTAFQKKGKKVERFYLEAQQKTQTIQIKIGTKESRWIEKILNQNLLQMHEKEMTFMEFSQQFEEANLGSLDVFIQSSVFQDLSDAGLLWV, from the coding sequence GTGGCTGCAAACGTCTTATTACTCACTCCTCCATTTACACAATTAAATACGCCTTATCCTGCTACTGCATACATCAAAGGATTTTTAAATACATTGGAAGTAGATTCCTATCAAGCAGATTTAGGAATTGAAGTCATTCTCAAGCTTTTTTCTCGTCAAGGAATACAGGAGCTTTTCGATTCAGTTTCACTTGAAAAAATCAATCAGGCATCTTCAAATGCACAACGGATTTACTTTCTACGAGAAGAATATACTCTTTGTATAGAGCCAGTTATTAATTTTTTGCAATTTAAAAACCCAACGCTTGCTTACACCATTTGTGATGGAGACTTTCTCCCTCAAGCTTCAAGATTTGAACAATTGGATGATTTAGAATGGGCTTTTGGCACAATGGGTGTTCAAGATAAAGCTCGACACCTTGCTACACTTTACTTAGAAGATATTGGGGATTTTATTCAAGAGCTAGTGGATCCATTCTTTGGATTTAGCCGGTATGCAGAACGGCTGGGAAGATCTGCTGTAAACTTTGATCCCATTGAAGCAGCTTTGCAAAGCAAACCTACTTACATAGATACCTTGCTACTAGATATTCTAAAGGACTTACTTGAACAAGTAAACCCAACCTTGGTTTGCATGTCTGTTCCTTTTCCAGGAAATTTATATGGAGCCTTTCGAATTGGGAAATTTATCAAAGAAAACTACCCTTCCATCAATGTAGCCATGGGAGGAGGCTATCCAAATACCGAACTGAGGAGCCTCAAAGAGCCCCGTGTTTTCAAATACATAGATTTCATCACCTTAGATGATGGAGAGCGTCCTTTACAAAACCTCCTAGAATACTTGAATGGAAAGCGAAGTGTAGAACAGCTGAAACGTACTTATGTGCTTCAAGACAAGCAGGTAATTTACAAAAACAAAGCATTGGAGCGGGATATTCCTTTCAGCAATACTGGAACACCTGACTACAAATATCTTCCTCTAAATAAATACCTCAGCGTCATAGAAATAGCAAACCCTATGCATCGACTTTGGTCAGATGGGAGATGGAATAAGTTAACGATGGCACATGGATGCTATTGGAAAAAATGCACCTTTTGCGATATCACACTAGACTATATCAAAAACTATGAACCTATTTCCGCCTCTATTATTTGCGATCGAATTGAGGAGTTAATTACACAGACAGGGGAAACAGGATTTCATTTTGTAGACGAGGCCGCACCCCCAGCTCTTATGCGGGAATTGGCATTAGAAATACTTAAGAGAAAGTTGAAGATTTCTTGGTGGACAAATATTCGCTTTGAAGAACGCTTTACCTACGATCTATGCAGACTTTTAAAGGCGTCAGGTTGTATCGCAGTATCGGGAGGTTTGGAAGTAGCATCAGATCGCTTATTGGAACTAATGAAAAAAGGTGTGACAGTTGCGCAAGTCGCACGCGTGGCAAATAATTTCACAGCTTCAGGAATTATGGTGCATGCGTACCTAATGTACGGATTCCCTACACAGACTGCCCAAGAGACCATTGATAGTTTAGAAATGGTACGCCAGTTGTTTGAAGAAGAGGTGCTTCAATCCGGTTTTTGGCACTTATTTGCCATGACCTCCCATGCCCCTATTGGCTTAGAGCCTGACAAATACAAAGTTATCCGTACAGGACCGGAAAAAGGTTTATTTGCAGATAATGATTTGAGTCACGAAGATCCACTTGGTACGGAACACGAGCGATTTAGTCAAGGACTCAAAAAAGCTTTATTTAACTATATGCATGGCATCTGTATGGATTATCCACTTCAGGAATGGTTTGACTTTAAAGTGCCAAAGCCTACTGTTCCAAAAAATTTCATTCATCAATCCATTCATCATGCACTTCCTCTACCCCTGAAGCAAAATCACAAGGCTGTTTGGTTGGGTGGTCGAGTATCCTTAAAAAAGACTGCTTTTCAGAAAAAAGGAAAAAAAGTAGAGCGTTTTTACTTGGAAGCTCAACAGAAAACTCAAACCATACAAATAAAAATTGGTACTAAAGAATCAAGATGGATTGAAAAAATCCTAAATCAAAACCTGCTTCAAATGCACGAAAAAGAAATGACTTTTATGGAATTTTCACAACAATTTGAGGAGGCAAACTTAGGATCTCTTGACGTTTTTATTCAAAGCTCAGTATTTCAAGATCTTTCGGACGCTGGTTTATTATGGGTATAA
- a CDS encoding BaiN/RdsA family NAD(P)/FAD-dependent oxidoreductase translates to MQKLRIGVIGAGAAGYFAAIHASSKHTEVTMLEKTSKTLAKVKISGGGRCNVTHHAPELSKLIKSYPRGGNFLKKVFRYFAIAETIDWFESRGVALKIEQDGRMFPVSDSSQSIINALVAEANKCNVNLLLNVAVHSIAKESNQFEVQTSKGKLSFDRLIICTGGNPKLSGFDFLEGLGHSIVEPIPSLFTFNTPHSPLKSLMGISVPDALVKLEGTKLSYHGPVLITHWGISGPAVLKLSAFGAEWLADVHYKANAHIRWGVDWTESELIMHLQAFKSKHPKKKIFSNPLVGLPQRLWMYLCQESEIMEMQLWENTSKKQFNKLVQNLFCYIVPIEGKTTFKEEFVTAGGVDLGQVHPESMESKSTKGLFFAGEVLNIDGITGGFNFQAAWSTGYLAGKNSQTL, encoded by the coding sequence ATGCAAAAACTCCGTATTGGTGTAATTGGTGCTGGTGCAGCAGGCTATTTTGCTGCCATTCATGCATCTTCAAAACATACAGAGGTAACCATGTTGGAAAAAACTTCCAAGACATTGGCTAAAGTAAAGATTTCAGGGGGAGGAAGGTGCAATGTAACGCATCATGCTCCTGAATTATCCAAACTCATCAAATCGTATCCTAGAGGAGGGAATTTTTTAAAAAAGGTTTTCAGATATTTTGCTATAGCAGAGACCATTGATTGGTTTGAAAGCAGGGGAGTGGCTTTGAAAATAGAACAGGATGGACGCATGTTTCCGGTTTCAGATAGTTCTCAAAGTATTATAAATGCACTTGTAGCTGAAGCCAACAAATGCAATGTAAACCTCTTGTTGAATGTTGCTGTGCACTCTATTGCTAAGGAGTCTAATCAATTTGAAGTACAAACCTCCAAAGGCAAGTTATCGTTTGACCGATTGATTATTTGTACGGGAGGTAATCCAAAACTTTCAGGTTTTGATTTCCTTGAAGGTTTGGGACACAGTATTGTTGAGCCTATACCATCTTTATTTACATTTAATACTCCGCATTCTCCTTTGAAATCATTGATGGGAATATCAGTTCCTGATGCATTAGTGAAGTTAGAGGGAACCAAGCTTTCTTACCATGGACCTGTGTTGATTACTCATTGGGGAATCAGTGGGCCAGCAGTGTTGAAATTATCTGCTTTTGGGGCAGAATGGCTGGCAGATGTACATTATAAAGCCAATGCTCATATCCGATGGGGCGTTGATTGGACGGAATCAGAGTTGATCATGCACCTGCAAGCATTCAAAAGTAAACATCCAAAGAAAAAGATATTTAGTAATCCTTTGGTTGGATTGCCACAACGATTGTGGATGTACCTTTGTCAAGAGTCTGAGATTATGGAAATGCAACTTTGGGAAAATACATCAAAAAAGCAGTTCAATAAACTTGTTCAAAATCTTTTTTGCTATATTGTACCCATCGAAGGAAAAACGACCTTTAAAGAGGAATTTGTGACTGCTGGTGGGGTTGATTTAGGTCAAGTACATCCAGAATCAATGGAAAGTAAGTCGACTAAGGGGTTGTTTTTTGCCGGTGAGGTGCTTAATATAGATGGAATTACAGGAGGCTTTAACTTTCAAGCAGCTTGGAGTACAGGGTATCTTGCGGGAAAGAATAGTCAAACATTATAA